TCAAGCACCGATATGTCTATATCTTCGTGAGACAGCAAAGCAGCAACCATTTTTGGATTGCAGCTCTGTACTGCATAATGTAGAGCAGTTTTTCCATACACGTCTCGCATATTAATGAGTTTACGAAGTTGTGGGGTTCTCAAAATGAATTCCACAAACTCCACGTGATCTTGGTCTATAGCTGTATGAAGGCACGTCCAATACGGATCTTTTGTTGAACGGTAAGGAGTATCAGGACAGTGGTGAAGAAGCACTTGAGCAACATCGATATGTCCTCCAGCTGCAGCTTGACTAAGGAAAGGTGCGCCGTTACTTGGCACCTTATACCCTAAAGAGCAATCATGTTCCAGCAATACGCGTACCACGCCAATCTGGTGAAGATATAAAGCTACACTTAGTGGAGTAGCTCCCGTTTTGTTAGTTTCTCGGGCCAGCCAAGGACGTGTTTCCATAATTCTTTTTGCCAAACCTGAAAACATATGAATATATGAATGATGGTTAATAAAGAAAAGAGATGGTTATAGTACCCATGAGGATACTGGAGGCAATAATACTAGAATAATTTTAGAACATCAGTTGATTTGTTAGAATACACTATTTGTTAGCGGATTTCATTGGTGCCACATTGTTAGACAAACTGACAAATCGATAAGAAATTGACAGCCACCACAAGTAGTTATGCTTTCTCTATTGGGCCCGAGGACTGAGGAGGACCCAGGAAAGGAACAAAAAAAATCAATAATTTGAAGGTAAAAATAGAAGCCCGTATTCAGGAAATACATACGTTGATTGAATCTCACCTGAGTTTGCATTTCTCACAGCAGCCAGCAGAGTGTTATTGCCGAATGGTCCCATATAAGCAGAGTCAGGAATTTCCAGTAATTTCTCTGAAATATCAGTGAAGTCTCTCATCGCTGCGATGTACATGGGTGACTCGTTAAATATGTTCACATGTGTCGACAGAGCGGGCGCTGCCTCTATCAGCTTCAGCGCAAGCTCCCTGTGGCCACTGCGTATTGCGTGGTGCAGTACATTGCAGCCATCAATGTCTTGCCACAAGATTGCCTTTATGAGGCCCCGTGCACGGTAGCATTGGAGTAGAACGGAAGCCAAGATGGCAAAACCACTTTTCACCGCGGCGAGAAGTGGCGTCTCCCGATCCAAGTTTACTGCAGTGAGGAGAGACTCCTCCAGCGCCACCACTTCCGTGCAAAATATCTGGTGCCCGTGGGTGGAGGATATATGAAGACAGGTGTTCCTAGCTAGAGTTGTTCCAAGAATGCATGGATTTCGCGAGGCCATCTCCTTCATTGATGTGGAATTGCCGGATGTGGCTGCTTCCAAGAGCCGTTGGTCCATCTGTAGCTGGCCCTGTCCTCCTCTCAATAAACTAGTTGATGTCTTGTCTGCCATCTATATCTTGATTTAACTGCA
The sequence above is a segment of the Triticum dicoccoides isolate Atlit2015 ecotype Zavitan unplaced genomic scaffold, WEW_v2.0 scaffold249264, whole genome shotgun sequence genome. Coding sequences within it:
- the LOC119345544 gene encoding ankyrin-1-like — translated: MADKTSTSLLRGGQGQLQMDQRLLEAATSGNSTSMKEMASRNPCILGTTLARNTCLHISSTHGHQIFCTEVVALEESLLTAVNLDRETPLLAAVKSGFAILASVLLQCYRARGLIKAILWQDIDGCNVLHHAIRSGHRELALKLIEAAPALSTHVNIFNESPMYIAAMRDFTDISEKLLEIPDSAYMGPFGNNTLLAAVRNANSGLAKRIMETRPWLARETNKTGATPLSVALYLHQIGVVRVLLEHDCSLGYKVPSNGAPFLSQAAAGGHIDVAQVLLHHCPDTPYRSTKDPYWTCLHTAIDQDHVEFVEFILRTPQLRKLINMRDVYGKTALHYAVQSCNPKMVAALLSHEDIDIS